One genomic segment of Streptococcus salivarius includes these proteins:
- the rpmB gene encoding 50S ribosomal protein L28: MAKVCYFTGRKTVSGNNRSHAMNKTKRAVKPNLQKVTILVDGKPKKVWASARALKSGKVERV; this comes from the coding sequence ATGGCTAAAGTATGTTACTTTACAGGACGTAAAACTGTTTCTGGAAACAACCGTTCACACGCTATGAACAAAACTAAACGTGCCGTTAAACCTAACCTTCAAAAAGTTACTATCCTTGTTGATGGTAAACCTAAAAAAGTTTGGGCTTCAGCTCGTGCGCTTAAATCTGGTAAAGTTGAACGCGTTTAA
- a CDS encoding IreB family regulatory phosphoprotein: MGFTDETVRFNLDDGSKDEISNTLTNVYRSLAEKGYNPINQIVGYVLSGDPAYVPRYNDARNQIRKYERDEIVEELVRYYLKGNGIDL, encoded by the coding sequence ATGGGATTTACAGATGAAACTGTTCGTTTCAACCTAGACGACGGTAGCAAAGATGAAATCAGTAATACTTTGACAAATGTTTACCGTTCGTTGGCTGAGAAAGGTTACAATCCTATCAACCAAATCGTCGGTTATGTTCTGAGCGGTGACCCTGCTTATGTTCCGCGTTATAATGACGCCCGTAACCAGATTCGTAAATACGAACGTGATGAAATCGTTGAAGAACTCGTTCGCTATTATCTTAAAGGAAATGGAATTGACCTCTAA
- a CDS encoding replication initiation protein: MLVSIQDLRSIQERCDVGELVQRLDVSIDRLTVIWDTDTGSLRRIFKNLKQAISTRVDSFEIHDNVRDDVFTLAKDFNEYDSINIIFFQLSTYGGEQLIRIDFNPNTLKEFDGMKVWRQLMYFARLNSLTVRLSRFDLAFDILNRPEIVNLQHIKGGVTHKVFYGRGGELETKYWGSSGSNVQVRLYDKNKEIIAHKREEKLDLAVNPFWWRLEFQLRTKAIGEEMVQDIMNRLDNFGFYKLDHIRVEQRAFTIIFLNNPELLSLAFPNLKSDSIKKKKTRVRKLLREETNQFAEELKEVLIQNLPKLNTELQLLVGEFLTLENQ, from the coding sequence TTGTTGGTTTCTATACAAGATTTAAGAAGCATTCAAGAACGATGTGATGTAGGAGAATTAGTACAGAGGTTAGATGTCAGTATCGATAGACTAACGGTTATCTGGGATACTGATACTGGTTCTCTAAGACGGATTTTCAAAAATCTGAAACAGGCAATAAGTACAAGAGTTGACTCATTTGAAATACATGATAACGTGCGAGATGATGTCTTTACTTTAGCTAAAGATTTTAATGAGTATGATTCAATCAATATTATATTTTTTCAATTATCCACTTATGGAGGTGAACAATTGATTCGGATTGATTTCAATCCTAACACTTTAAAAGAATTTGATGGAATGAAAGTATGGAGGCAATTAATGTACTTTGCCAGATTGAATTCATTGACGGTACGATTGTCTCGTTTTGATTTGGCATTTGACATTCTCAACAGGCCTGAGATCGTTAATTTGCAACATATTAAAGGTGGTGTTACCCATAAGGTCTTCTATGGTCGAGGGGGCGAATTAGAGACGAAATATTGGGGTTCTAGCGGTAGTAATGTACAAGTTAGGTTATATGATAAGAATAAAGAAATCATTGCTCACAAGCGTGAAGAGAAGCTAGATTTGGCTGTAAATCCGTTTTGGTGGAGACTAGAGTTCCAACTCAGAACCAAAGCGATTGGGGAGGAGATGGTCCAAGATATTATGAATCGACTTGATAATTTCGGATTTTATAAGCTAGATCATATTCGAGTGGAGCAAAGAGCATTTACAATTATCTTTCTCAACAATCCTGAACTGTTGTCATTGGCTTTTCCAAATTTAAAATCAGACAGCATCAAAAAGAAAAAAACAAGAGTCCGCAAACTATTGAGAGAAGAAACGAACCAATTTGCGGAAGAATTAAAAGAAGTATTAATACAGAATCTCCCTAAATTAAATACAGAATTACAACTACTTGTAGGTGAGTTTCTGACTTTAGAAAATCAATAA
- a CDS encoding membrane protein, whose amino-acid sequence MNFKQLKDFDFKNIDIDRNQFERITVGVIILCALSLFLVTIKTQHSIKIDGTKITYKGQMQNHRLNGQGTLTYDNGDTYTGEFKNGSFNGQGTFKSHEGWIYQGEFKSGQADGQGKLTTENKVTYKGKFKQGIFKG is encoded by the coding sequence ATGAATTTTAAACAACTAAAGGATTTTGATTTTAAAAATATTGATATTGACCGAAATCAATTTGAGCGTATCACAGTAGGGGTAATTATTTTATGTGCCCTGTCCTTGTTTTTGGTGACTATAAAAACGCAACATTCTATCAAGATTGATGGGACTAAGATTACCTATAAAGGTCAGATGCAGAACCACCGTTTGAATGGTCAAGGAACTTTGACCTATGACAATGGTGATACCTACACAGGAGAATTTAAGAATGGTTCCTTTAATGGTCAAGGAACCTTCAAATCTCATGAGGGTTGGATTTATCAAGGTGAGTTCAAGTCTGGGCAAGCCGATGGCCAAGGAAAATTGACTACTGAAAATAAGGTTACCTACAAAGGAAAATTTAAGCAGGGGATTTTTAAAGGATGA
- the ruvX gene encoding Holliday junction resolvase RuvX: MRVMGLDVGSKTVGVAISDPLGFTAQGVEIIKIDEEAEEFGFDRLGELVKEYKVEKFVVGLPKNMNNTEGPRVEASKAYGDKIKEIFGIPVDYQDERLTTVQAERMLVEQADVSRGKRKKVIDKLAAQLILQNYLDRMF, from the coding sequence ATGCGAGTAATGGGACTTGATGTTGGCTCAAAAACAGTAGGAGTTGCGATTAGTGATCCCCTCGGTTTTACAGCCCAAGGCGTTGAAATTATCAAAATTGACGAGGAGGCTGAAGAGTTTGGTTTCGACCGACTAGGCGAGCTCGTTAAAGAATATAAGGTAGAAAAATTTGTTGTTGGTCTTCCTAAAAATATGAATAACACTGAAGGACCACGTGTTGAGGCAAGCAAAGCCTATGGTGACAAAATCAAGGAAATCTTTGGAATTCCTGTAGATTACCAAGACGAACGCTTGACAACTGTTCAAGCCGAGCGTATGTTGGTTGAACAAGCAGATGTCAGCCGTGGTAAACGTAAAAAAGTTATTGATAAATTAGCTGCCCAACTTATTCTACAAAACTACCTCGATCGAATGTTTTAA
- a CDS encoding DUF3173 domain-containing protein → MDNNLISNKELIEMGYRPHTANDIIHQARELLVSRGYTFYNRKRLMVVPKSVVNEILGTEVA, encoded by the coding sequence ATGGATAATAATTTAATTAGCAACAAAGAATTAATTGAAATGGGCTATCGCCCTCATACAGCGAATGATATCATTCATCAGGCAAGAGAATTACTTGTCTCACGAGGCTATACATTTTATAATCGCAAACGTTTGATGGTTGTTCCAAAAAGTGTTGTAAATGAGATTCTAGGAACAGAGGTGGCGTAA
- a CDS encoding site-specific integrase — protein MASVRYRKRGDSNLWTYEIRSEGKTIAHNSGFKTKKLAESEAEPILQELRLGKRISRDISLVDLYQEWLELKILPSSRSEETKKKYLLRKNTIERLFGNKKVTQIRASEYQRIMNKYGQTVGRNFLGRLNTGIHQSIQMAIADKVLIDDFTQHVELFSSKEQQMTEEKYLHTEKDYLDLLLAVKRKFDYQRSIVPYIVYFLLKTGMRFGELIALTWNEVDFDRGLLKTYRRFNTLSHKFVPPKNKTSIRMVPIDEECIKILQVLKIEQEKANKELGIKNRYKMIFQHYGYIHLVPDIASVNKALSVLLNELDIYPIITTKGARHTYGSYLWHKGFDLGVIAKILGHKDISMLVEVYGHTLEEKIFEEFNQIRDVWKDCS, from the coding sequence ATGGCAAGTGTTCGTTACCGAAAGCGAGGAGATAGTAATTTATGGACCTATGAAATTCGTAGCGAAGGAAAAACTATTGCTCATAATAGCGGTTTTAAAACAAAAAAACTTGCAGAATCAGAAGCTGAACCGATTCTGCAAGAACTTCGTTTAGGGAAAAGAATTTCTAGAGATATTTCTCTTGTAGATCTGTATCAAGAATGGCTTGAACTAAAAATTCTACCGAGTAGTAGGTCGGAAGAGACAAAGAAAAAATATCTTCTCCGTAAAAACACAATTGAAAGATTATTTGGAAATAAAAAAGTCACTCAAATTCGTGCGAGTGAATACCAAAGAATTATGAATAAGTATGGGCAGACAGTTGGTAGAAATTTTCTTGGTAGATTGAATACTGGGATTCATCAGAGCATCCAAATGGCAATTGCAGACAAAGTTTTAATAGATGATTTTACACAACATGTCGAGTTATTTTCATCCAAAGAACAACAGATGACAGAAGAGAAATATTTACATACAGAAAAGGACTATCTGGATTTACTTTTAGCAGTAAAGAGAAAATTTGATTACCAACGTTCAATTGTTCCTTATATCGTCTATTTTCTACTAAAAACAGGCATGAGGTTTGGAGAGTTAATAGCGTTAACTTGGAATGAAGTTGACTTTGACAGAGGACTGCTAAAAACATATAGGAGGTTTAATACCCTTTCTCATAAATTTGTCCCTCCAAAAAATAAAACGTCTATTCGGATGGTACCGATAGACGAAGAATGTATTAAGATATTACAAGTCCTAAAAATTGAACAGGAGAAGGCTAATAAAGAGCTAGGAATCAAGAATAGGTATAAAATGATTTTTCAGCATTATGGATATATTCACTTGGTACCAGACATTGCAAGTGTCAATAAAGCTTTGAGTGTTCTTTTAAATGAATTAGATATTTATCCAATTATCACGACAAAAGGAGCACGTCATACCTATGGAAGCTACCTCTGGCACAAAGGATTTGACCTTGGAGTTATTGCAAAAATTCTAGGGCATAAAGATATTTCAATGTTAGTAGAAGTGTATGGACACACTTTAGAAGAGAAAATTTTTGAAGAATTTAATCAAATTAGAGATGTCTGGAAAGATTGCTCATAA
- a CDS encoding low molecular weight protein-tyrosine-phosphatase: MKKIVFVCLGNICRSPMAEFVMKELDQEKSLRIESRATSSWEHGNPVHQGTQKILRKYAISFDSSKGSQQISQADFEFFDLVVGMDESNVEDLLQISAGHYDDKIKLFRPGGVPDPWYTGDFEETYKLVTAGCRDWLQWIKDRQ; encoded by the coding sequence ATGAAGAAGATTGTATTTGTTTGTCTGGGGAATATTTGTCGTAGCCCAATGGCAGAATTTGTGATGAAAGAGCTGGACCAAGAAAAGTCTTTGCGTATCGAAAGTCGCGCGACATCTTCATGGGAGCATGGAAATCCAGTTCATCAAGGTACCCAAAAGATTTTAAGGAAATATGCTATTTCTTTTGACTCTTCCAAGGGCTCACAGCAGATTAGTCAGGCTGATTTTGAGTTCTTTGATCTAGTTGTGGGAATGGATGAGTCAAATGTTGAGGATCTTCTACAGATATCTGCAGGGCATTATGACGATAAAATCAAGCTTTTCAGACCTGGTGGAGTGCCGGACCCATGGTACACAGGTGACTTTGAAGAAACATATAAATTGGTAACTGCAGGTTGTCGAGACTGGTTACAGTGGATTAAGGATAGACAATGA
- a CDS encoding acyltransferase family protein, whose translation MRINWFSYIRVTGLFLVLIYHFFPSILPGGFIGVDVFFTFSGYLITALLIDEVSRTHRIDYLGFMRRRFYRIVPPLVLMVLICTPLALLVRNDFIAGIGRQITSVIGFVTNYYEILTGGNYENQFNQHIYLHTWSLAIEVHYYILWGALLWFLAKRVKHQNQFRGLVFMVSLACFMVSFLSMFISAFFVDSFSRLYFSSITHAYPFFLGSLFATLSGVYETTARFKKNIRLWTLKKTVLYMAGSFALLVLLGLVLHFEERITYLFGFVLASLFTAVMIYSARVLHEKLPGKSEPALISYLAEISYSVYLFHWPLYIIFSQLTNNIIAVILTTILSIVFATLSYYIIEPFIAGRKASLFGIDLDLTPYRHIVLYVFSGLTLITVLISLFAPAVGNFEKDLEANGLSQAQTKMKLTRTNAENSQATSFGVNKGVTVLGDSVALRSKDQLESSIDNVSIDAVVSRNLSTINDLLKDYADSNALAKDVVIAGGVNEIDDYKGVINKIIKNLPKGHHIIFVTPYNGSKSGNEAQSLIQLRKYELEMAKKYDFVTVADWYQVAKENISIWNGTDGVHFGSDSDSINRGAKLYTKTIKEAIEKADKAPVKGGKK comes from the coding sequence ATGAGAATTAACTGGTTTTCTTATATTCGTGTGACAGGACTTTTTTTGGTTCTGATTTATCATTTCTTCCCAAGTATTCTTCCTGGGGGCTTCATCGGTGTTGATGTCTTCTTTACCTTCTCAGGGTATTTGATTACAGCACTTTTGATTGATGAGGTATCTCGGACGCATCGCATTGATTACCTTGGTTTTATGCGACGACGCTTCTATCGGATAGTACCGCCACTTGTGTTGATGGTTCTTATTTGTACCCCTTTAGCACTCTTGGTTCGAAATGATTTTATTGCAGGTATTGGACGTCAAATTACCTCTGTTATCGGTTTTGTAACTAACTATTATGAGATTCTGACTGGAGGAAATTACGAGAACCAGTTTAACCAGCACATTTACCTCCATACATGGAGTCTGGCTATTGAGGTTCACTATTATATTCTTTGGGGTGCCTTGCTTTGGTTCCTAGCTAAGCGTGTCAAACACCAAAATCAATTTAGAGGCCTAGTCTTTATGGTATCTCTTGCTTGCTTTATGGTGAGCTTCCTATCAATGTTTATTAGTGCTTTCTTTGTTGATAGTTTTTCTCGCTTATATTTCTCATCAATTACGCATGCCTATCCATTCTTCCTAGGCTCGCTCTTTGCGACACTTTCAGGTGTGTATGAAACGACCGCTAGGTTCAAGAAAAATATACGTCTTTGGACTCTGAAAAAGACAGTCCTTTATATGGCAGGAAGTTTTGCCTTGCTCGTATTGTTGGGCTTAGTCCTTCATTTTGAGGAACGCATCACCTATCTATTTGGTTTTGTTTTGGCTAGTTTGTTCACGGCTGTTATGATTTACTCTGCCCGTGTCCTCCATGAGAAATTGCCTGGAAAATCAGAGCCTGCTCTTATTAGTTATCTGGCAGAAATCAGCTATAGTGTCTATCTTTTTCACTGGCCGCTATATATTATCTTTAGTCAATTGACCAATAATATTATTGCGGTCATTCTGACAACGATTCTGTCAATTGTTTTTGCGACACTTTCCTACTATATAATAGAGCCATTTATTGCAGGAAGAAAGGCCAGTCTCTTTGGAATAGACCTAGACTTGACGCCGTACCGACATATTGTGCTTTATGTATTTAGTGGTCTCACCTTAATTACAGTGCTTATTTCTCTCTTTGCGCCGGCTGTAGGGAACTTCGAGAAAGATTTAGAAGCTAATGGTTTGTCGCAAGCTCAGACTAAGATGAAATTAACGCGTACAAATGCGGAGAACAGTCAGGCTACTTCATTTGGTGTGAATAAGGGAGTGACAGTTTTAGGGGACTCCGTAGCTCTTAGATCAAAAGATCAGCTGGAATCAAGTATTGATAATGTCTCTATAGATGCAGTAGTCAGTCGTAACCTATCAACAATCAATGATTTGCTTAAAGATTACGCGGATAGTAATGCTCTTGCTAAGGATGTTGTCATTGCTGGTGGTGTTAATGAGATTGACGACTATAAAGGCGTTATTAATAAAATTATCAAGAATTTACCTAAGGGTCACCATATTATCTTTGTGACACCATATAATGGTAGTAAATCTGGTAATGAGGCCCAATCTTTGATTCAGTTACGTAAGTATGAGTTAGAGATGGCTAAGAAATACGACTTTGTGACGGTTGCTGACTGGTATCAAGTGGCTAAAGAAAATATTTCTATCTGGAATGGTACAGATGGGGTTCATTTTGGATCCGATAGCGACTCAATTAATCGTGGTGCTAAACTCTATACTAAGACAATTAAAGAAGCTATAGAGAAAGCTGATAAGGCACCAGTTAAGGGTGGTAAGAAATAA
- a CDS encoding helix-turn-helix domain-containing protein, whose translation MTFIIQNFGPNLARLRIEKGVSQTQLAEDLGIGKQSISDYEKQKSYPTFANLDKIAEYFNATPTQLFGTSKEIELEKSVLESNEYSDKVSEILKAVKYIEHFLQTDGQYLEDLLYLTRGNQLYTEDGDELYIDPTSQKRTFHNQYEPGFIVARDKSPLELLIENKDLLD comes from the coding sequence ATGACCTTTATTATTCAAAATTTTGGACCCAATTTGGCACGACTACGCATAGAAAAAGGAGTAAGTCAAACTCAACTAGCTGAAGACTTAGGAATTGGTAAACAGTCCATCTCTGATTATGAAAAACAAAAAAGCTATCCTACCTTTGCAAATTTAGATAAGATAGCAGAATATTTTAATGCAACTCCAACTCAACTTTTTGGAACGAGTAAGGAGATTGAATTAGAAAAGAGTGTTCTTGAATCGAATGAATACTCTGATAAAGTAAGTGAGATCTTAAAGGCTGTCAAATACATCGAACATTTTCTACAAACTGATGGACAGTACTTAGAGGATTTACTTTACCTAACAAGAGGCAACCAGCTATACACAGAAGATGGAGATGAGTTGTATATTGATCCAACTTCTCAGAAAAGAACATTTCATAACCAATATGAACCTGGTTTTATTGTAGCAAGAGATAAATCCCCACTAGAACTCTTAATTGAAAATAAGGACCTATTAGATTAA
- a CDS encoding DNA topology modulation protein has translation MKIAIIGYSGSGKSTLANFLGQHYNCEVLHLDKIHFTSNWQERTVDEMTDDISTFMLQRDWIIEGNYSACLYEERMREADCIVFFNFNRVNCLYRAFRRYLTYRGKTRPSMAEDCNEKFDFAFVKWILLDGRSKKYVEQYHTVVKNYSDKTIILKNQRQLNHYMKQVK, from the coding sequence TTGAAAATTGCAATCATTGGCTATAGCGGCTCTGGAAAGTCTACTTTGGCAAACTTTTTAGGTCAACACTACAATTGTGAGGTTCTTCATTTAGATAAAATTCATTTTACATCAAATTGGCAAGAGCGAACAGTTGATGAAATGACTGACGATATATCAACATTTATGCTACAACGTGATTGGATTATTGAAGGGAATTACTCGGCCTGTCTTTATGAAGAACGGATGAGGGAAGCTGACTGTATTGTCTTTTTCAACTTTAACAGAGTTAATTGTCTCTATCGGGCATTTAGGCGCTATTTAACATATAGGGGAAAGACACGTCCTAGCATGGCAGAAGACTGTAATGAAAAATTTGATTTTGCATTTGTGAAATGGATTTTATTAGACGGACGTTCCAAAAAATATGTCGAGCAATATCATACAGTTGTTAAAAATTATTCTGACAAGACAATTATTTTAAAGAATCAAAGGCAGTTAAATCATTATATGAAGCAGGTTAAATAG
- a CDS encoding replication-associated recombination protein A, producing MPDNLALRMRPRTISEVIGQKHLVGEGKIIRRMVEANMLSSMILYGPPGIGKTSIASAIAGTTKFAFRTFNATVDSKKRLQEIAEEAKFSGGLVLLLDEIHRLDKAKQDFLLPLLENGNIIMIGATTENPFFSVTPAIRSRVQIFELEPLSNEDIKEAILGVLEDKERGFDFDVQLDEDALDFIATATNGDLRSAYNSLDLAVMSTPASEDGLRHITLDTVENSLQRSYITMDKDGDGHYDVLSALQKSIRGSDVNASLHYAARLVEAGDLPSLARRLTVIAYEDIGLANPDAQVHTVTALEAAQKVGFPEARILIANVVVDLALSPKSNSAYMAMDAALADLRKSGNLPIPRHLRDGHYAGSKELGNAQDYKYPHAYPEKWVKQQYLPDKLRGVNYFQPNETGKYERALGANKERIDKLSR from the coding sequence ATGCCAGATAATCTTGCTCTACGCATGCGTCCACGTACAATTTCAGAGGTGATTGGTCAGAAGCATTTGGTTGGTGAAGGTAAAATTATTCGCCGTATGGTAGAAGCGAATATGCTGTCGTCAATGATTCTCTACGGGCCACCAGGAATCGGGAAGACCTCAATAGCTAGTGCTATTGCAGGAACAACAAAATTTGCTTTTAGAACCTTTAATGCTACTGTTGATAGCAAGAAACGCCTGCAGGAAATTGCGGAAGAGGCTAAATTTTCAGGTGGCTTAGTTCTGCTTCTAGATGAGATTCATCGTTTGGATAAAGCTAAACAAGACTTTTTATTGCCACTCTTAGAGAATGGCAATATTATCATGATTGGGGCTACAACGGAGAATCCGTTTTTTTCTGTCACACCAGCCATCCGTAGTCGTGTACAAATATTTGAGTTGGAACCACTCTCTAACGAGGATATTAAGGAAGCTATCCTAGGTGTTCTAGAGGACAAGGAGCGTGGCTTTGACTTTGATGTCCAGTTAGATGAGGATGCTCTAGATTTTATTGCTACGGCTACTAATGGTGATTTACGTTCGGCTTATAATTCCTTAGATTTAGCTGTCATGTCGACGCCAGCTTCAGAAGATGGGCTTCGCCATATTACTTTAGATACAGTGGAAAATAGTTTACAACGTAGCTATATCACCATGGATAAAGACGGTGATGGACACTATGATGTGCTTTCTGCTTTGCAAAAATCTATTCGAGGCTCTGATGTTAATGCCAGTCTTCACTATGCAGCACGTTTGGTTGAAGCAGGAGATCTCCCTAGTCTAGCACGGCGCTTGACTGTGATTGCGTACGAGGATATTGGTTTAGCTAATCCTGATGCGCAAGTTCACACGGTTACAGCTTTGGAAGCTGCACAGAAAGTAGGTTTCCCAGAGGCGCGTATTTTGATTGCTAATGTAGTTGTTGACTTAGCTTTATCTCCTAAGTCGAATTCGGCTTATATGGCTATGGATGCTGCCTTGGCAGACCTTAGAAAATCAGGGAATTTACCTATTCCTCGTCATTTGAGAGATGGACACTATGCTGGAAGCAAGGAACTGGGCAATGCACAAGATTACAAGTATCCCCATGCTTATCCTGAAAAGTGGGTCAAACAACAATATCTTCCTGATAAATTAAGAGGTGTGAATTATTTCCAACCCAATGAAACCGGGAAATATGAAAGAGCTCTTGGAGCTAATAAAGAACGGATCGATAAGTTATCTAGGTAA
- a CDS encoding adenylosuccinate synthase, with protein MTSVVVVGTQWGDEGKGKITDFLSQDAEVIARYQGGDNAGHTIVIDGKKFKLHLIPSGIFFPEKISVIGNGVVVNPKSLVKELEYLHAEGVSTESLRISDRAHVILPYHIKLDQLQEAAKGDNKIGTTNKGIGPAYMDKAARVGIRIADLLDKEIFADRLKTNLAEKNRLFSKMYEAEELSFDEIFEEYYAYGQQIKQYVTDTSVILNDALDAGKRVLFEGAQGVMLDIDQGTYPFVTSSNPVAGGVTIGSGVGPSKINKVVGVCKAYTSRVGDGPFPTELFDEVGERIREVGHEYGTTTGRPRRVGWFDSVVMRHSRRVSGITNLSLNCIDVLSGLDTVKICVAYDLDGERIDYYPASLEQLKRCKPIYEELPGWEEDITGCRSLDELPENARNYVRRVGELVGVRISTFSVGPGREQTNILESVWSNI; from the coding sequence ATGACATCAGTAGTTGTTGTGGGTACCCAGTGGGGTGATGAAGGTAAAGGGAAAATTACAGATTTCCTAAGTCAAGATGCCGAAGTGATCGCACGTTATCAAGGTGGAGACAATGCAGGTCACACGATTGTTATCGATGGTAAGAAATTTAAATTGCACTTGATTCCATCAGGTATTTTCTTCCCAGAGAAAATCTCTGTTATCGGGAACGGTGTAGTGGTCAATCCTAAATCACTTGTCAAAGAGTTGGAATATCTTCATGCCGAAGGTGTGTCAACAGAGAGCCTTCGTATTTCTGACCGTGCGCACGTTATCTTGCCGTACCATATTAAACTTGATCAACTGCAAGAAGCTGCTAAAGGTGATAATAAGATTGGTACAACTAACAAGGGTATTGGGCCTGCCTATATGGATAAGGCTGCGCGTGTAGGTATCCGTATTGCAGACCTTTTGGACAAAGAAATCTTTGCTGATCGTTTGAAAACAAACTTAGCTGAGAAAAACCGTCTTTTCAGTAAGATGTATGAGGCTGAAGAATTATCATTCGATGAGATTTTTGAAGAATACTACGCTTACGGACAACAAATTAAGCAATACGTTACAGATACATCTGTAATCTTGAACGACGCTCTTGATGCAGGTAAACGTGTCCTCTTTGAAGGAGCTCAAGGGGTTATGCTTGATATTGACCAAGGTACTTACCCATTTGTAACGTCATCAAACCCAGTTGCGGGTGGTGTTACAATCGGTTCAGGGGTTGGTCCATCTAAAATCAACAAGGTCGTTGGTGTATGTAAGGCCTATACGAGTCGTGTTGGTGATGGTCCTTTCCCAACTGAGCTATTTGATGAAGTGGGTGAACGTATCCGTGAAGTTGGTCATGAATATGGAACAACAACTGGACGTCCACGTCGTGTAGGATGGTTTGACTCAGTGGTGATGCGCCATAGCCGTCGTGTATCAGGTATCACAAACCTCAGCTTGAACTGTATCGATGTTCTCTCAGGTCTTGACACTGTAAAAATTTGTGTAGCTTACGACCTTGACGGTGAGCGTATTGATTACTACCCAGCTAGTCTTGAGCAGTTGAAACGCTGTAAACCAATCTATGAAGAATTGCCAGGTTGGGAAGAAGACATCACAGGTTGCCGTAGTTTAGATGAGCTTCCTGAAAATGCTCGTAATTATGTTCGTCGTGTTGGTGAATTGGTAGGTGTACGTATCTCTACTTTCTCTGTAGGACCAGGACGTGAACAAACAAACATTCTTGAAAGTGTTTGGTCAAATATCTAA
- a CDS encoding YeiH family protein: MSFLSKNWAGLLVCLIISIISWVLGGFLPVVGAPVFAIFIGMILYPFLTPYKQLDAGLTYSSKKLLQYAVILLGFGLNISQVFAVGKSSLPVILSTISIALIIAFFFQRFFNMDTKLATLIGVGSSICGGSAIAATAPVIHAKEKEVAQAISVIFFFNVLAALIFPTLGSWLHLSNEGFALFAGTAVNDTSSVTATASAWDSLYHTNTLESATIVKLTRTLAIIPITLFLSYWQSRQQDNNQGVKLKKIFPVFILYFILASLLTTVLTSFGVSNSFFSPLKQLSKFLIIMAMSAIGLKTNLVAMIKSSGKSILLGALCWIAIILTSLGMQLLIGIF, translated from the coding sequence ATGTCATTTCTATCAAAAAATTGGGCAGGACTGTTAGTCTGTCTGATCATTTCTATCATCTCTTGGGTTTTAGGAGGCTTTCTGCCTGTTGTGGGAGCACCTGTTTTCGCCATTTTTATCGGAATGATTCTCTACCCCTTTCTCACTCCCTATAAACAACTGGATGCTGGTTTGACTTATAGCTCCAAAAAATTGCTTCAGTATGCTGTTATCTTACTTGGTTTTGGACTCAATATCTCTCAAGTTTTCGCAGTTGGAAAATCTTCCCTTCCTGTCATCCTTTCGACTATTTCTATCGCTTTAATTATTGCTTTCTTTTTCCAACGATTTTTTAACATGGATACAAAGCTAGCTACCTTGATTGGGGTAGGCTCTTCTATCTGTGGCGGTTCTGCCATTGCAGCGACTGCTCCTGTTATTCACGCCAAGGAAAAAGAAGTAGCCCAAGCCATTTCTGTTATCTTTTTCTTCAATGTCTTGGCAGCTCTTATCTTTCCAACTCTAGGTTCTTGGCTCCATCTCTCCAACGAAGGTTTTGCTCTCTTTGCGGGTACTGCGGTCAACGATACTTCCTCTGTAACAGCCACAGCTAGCGCCTGGGATAGTCTGTATCATACCAATACTCTAGAATCTGCAACCATTGTCAAACTGACTCGTACCTTAGCTATTATCCCTATTACTCTCTTCCTCTCCTATTGGCAAAGCCGTCAACAAGACAACAACCAAGGAGTAAAGCTTAAAAAAATCTTCCCCGTTTTCATTCTCTACTTCATCCTAGCTTCTCTGCTAACTACCGTCCTTACTTCTTTTGGTGTTAGCAATAGCTTCTTTTCACCTCTCAAACAGCTCTCCAAATTCCTCATCATCATGGCTATGAGTGCTATTGGTCTCAAAACTAACCTCGTTGCTATGATCAAATCCAGTGGAAAATCCATTCTTCTTGGAGCCCTTTGCTGGATTGCTATCATCCTGACTAGTCTTGGCATGCAATTACTCATCGGTATTTTCTAA